One Bacteroidales bacterium DNA segment encodes these proteins:
- the pgeF gene encoding peptidoglycan editing factor PgeF, translating to MIKKELSKTDIFQFKKLSEYIKIKHFVSTNIKKVNQIISNNLDISYNTGREYHEILQNRKILSEAAEIPLESFVMQDQVHSNRIKIISENDKGKGVFDHNDALNDTDAMITNKKGICLFLFAADCVPILFFDPVNSIIGAAHSGWKGTVTKIAQKTVLKMNEVYGSKLKDIIIGIGPAISVSNYETGENVVQEVEKSFGTKTGYLKYNKTSGKYHMNLWYANKKQLIDIGIPENNIEVTDICTFENPDLFFSARRNKNTGRFGAGIILFNH from the coding sequence ATGATAAAAAAAGAATTAAGCAAAACTGATATTTTTCAATTTAAGAAATTATCAGAATACATAAAGATAAAACATTTTGTTTCAACTAATATTAAGAAAGTAAACCAAATTATTTCAAATAATCTTGATATTAGTTATAATACAGGGCGAGAATATCATGAGATATTACAAAACCGAAAAATATTATCAGAAGCAGCCGAAATTCCTTTGGAAAGTTTTGTTATGCAAGATCAAGTTCACAGTAACCGAATAAAAATCATTTCTGAAAACGACAAAGGGAAAGGAGTATTTGATCATAATGATGCTTTAAACGATACAGATGCAATGATAACAAATAAAAAAGGCATTTGTTTGTTTCTTTTTGCTGCTGACTGTGTTCCTATACTTTTCTTTGATCCGGTTAACTCAATTATTGGTGCCGCACATTCAGGTTGGAAAGGAACAGTAACAAAAATTGCACAAAAAACTGTTTTGAAAATGAATGAAGTTTACGGTTCAAAGCTAAAAGATATAATAATAGGTATAGGACCTGCTATAAGCGTTTCAAATTATGAAACAGGAGAAAATGTTGTTCAAGAAGTTGAAAAATCTTTCGGAACTAAAACCGGATATCTTAAATACAATAAAACAAGCGGCAAATACCATATGAACCTATGGTATGCAAATAAGAAACAATTAATTGACATAGGTATTCCGGAAAATAATATTGAAGTTACAGATATTTGTACTTTTGAAAATCCGGACTTGTTTTTCTCAGCACGCAGAAATAAAAATACCGGCAGGTTTGGTGCCGGTATTATATTATTTAATCATTAG
- a CDS encoding SpoIIE family protein phosphatase, protein MNNIFNKILGKPEKYPLKHRISNAVILIGIFLGFQSAVFNYILNLPPITIYATLLTSGVLIAAYYLSRIKSFFELPVYISLFVSLIIYTPVMWISNGGSAGGFQYYIFVFLTFAIAVISNKKIMLSIILLILTLSILLLVYEYKFPEKIFHYPSSKDRLFDLIISFSSVLIGVSALFYVYTNQYKKTNIELNDKNLQLKKHNAEIEKHKNQIENQRMILETQNLHINESISYAHKIQKAVLPSYDIIKKNTLDSFILYMPKEKISGDFYFFAKKKDLLIIVIADSTGHGVPGGFMSMLGLTMTEEIINKKEIRDSASALNLFREKVIVSLDQESSKTVTNDGFDIAICVINKKTHQINYAGANIPLIIVRDKVTLYFEPDTMPVGTYINMEPFKNNYIQLQKDDLIYMFTDGIIDQFGGSKLQKFSFKRLQNILIKCSDETFSIQKEKIKKAFRNWKGSQKRTDDALIIGFKIF, encoded by the coding sequence TTGAACAATATTTTTAATAAAATATTAGGAAAACCTGAAAAATATCCTCTCAAACACAGGATATCAAATGCCGTGATATTAATCGGTATTTTTTTGGGGTTTCAATCTGCTGTATTCAACTATATTCTTAACTTACCGCCAATAACTATTTATGCTACTCTTTTAACTTCAGGGGTTCTTATTGCAGCATATTATCTGTCAAGAATAAAAAGTTTTTTCGAATTACCTGTTTATATTTCATTATTTGTCAGCTTAATTATTTATACACCTGTTATGTGGATAAGTAATGGTGGTTCTGCCGGCGGATTTCAATATTATATTTTTGTTTTTTTAACTTTTGCAATTGCTGTTATCAGTAACAAAAAAATAATGCTCTCAATAATATTGTTGATATTAACTTTATCAATCTTACTTTTAGTTTATGAATATAAATTCCCTGAAAAAATATTTCATTACCCAAGTTCTAAAGATCGATTGTTTGATTTAATTATCAGTTTCAGCAGTGTTTTAATAGGTGTTTCAGCTTTATTTTATGTTTATACAAATCAATACAAAAAGACCAATATAGAATTGAATGATAAGAATCTTCAATTGAAGAAACATAATGCTGAAATTGAAAAACACAAAAATCAAATTGAAAATCAAAGAATGATCCTTGAGACACAAAACCTTCACATAAATGAGAGTATCAGTTATGCACATAAAATTCAAAAAGCTGTATTACCGTCTTATGATATTATAAAGAAAAATACGCTTGACTCTTTTATACTTTATATGCCTAAAGAAAAGATAAGCGGTGATTTTTATTTTTTTGCAAAGAAAAAGGACTTATTGATTATAGTTATTGCTGACAGTACGGGGCACGGAGTTCCGGGTGGATTTATGTCTATGTTGGGACTAACGATGACGGAAGAAATTATTAACAAAAAAGAAATTCGAGATTCTGCATCAGCTTTAAATTTATTCAGAGAAAAAGTTATTGTCTCTTTGGATCAAGAAAGTTCAAAGACTGTTACAAATGATGGATTTGATATTGCAATATGTGTTATAAATAAAAAAACACATCAAATAAACTACGCCGGGGCGAATATTCCGTTAATTATTGTGAGAGATAAAGTTACACTGTATTTTGAACCGGATACAATGCCTGTGGGAACGTATATCAATATGGAACCTTTTAAAAACAATTATATCCAGCTTCAAAAAGACGATTTGATATATATGTTTACTGATGGTATTATTGATCAATTCGGAGGAAGTAAATTACAAAAATTCTCATTTAAAAGATTACAAAATATTCTCATTAAATGTTCTGACGAAACTTTCTCTATCCAAAAAGAAAAAATAAAAAAAGCATTTCGAAATTGGAAAGGCTCCCAAAAAAGAACCGATGATGCGTTAATAATCGGATTTAAAATATTCTGA
- a CDS encoding class I SAM-dependent methyltransferase, with protein MGLDKQGSKPTGYTGKIIGRLMNKLHTTLYVKYFKNDLPPDNSIILDIGCGGGKFIKFLSDTNDTYKLFGLDHSPEMVMLSKKVNRKAILKKQVTVIQGSVTAISAENNIDLATAFETVQFWNDIDKSFSYIVRLLKRGGSFLIINRYPSEGSKWWRIAKIKSDREYITKLEKAGFSEITVDFDFKKGRIVVKATK; from the coding sequence ATGGGATTAGACAAACAAGGTTCAAAACCAACCGGATACACAGGAAAGATAATTGGAAGATTAATGAATAAATTACATACTACTTTGTATGTAAAATATTTCAAAAACGATTTGCCGCCTGATAATTCAATAATTCTTGATATTGGGTGTGGCGGAGGAAAATTTATTAAATTCTTATCAGACACAAATGATACCTATAAACTATTTGGACTTGACCATTCTCCTGAAATGGTAATGCTTTCAAAAAAGGTAAACAGAAAGGCAATACTTAAAAAGCAAGTAACGGTAATTCAAGGTTCTGTTACAGCGATTTCTGCAGAGAATAATATTGATTTGGCAACAGCATTTGAGACAGTTCAATTTTGGAATGATATCGATAAGTCATTTTCTTATATTGTGAGATTGTTAAAAAGGGGAGGTTCTTTTTTGATAATTAACAGATATCCCTCTGAAGGGAGCAAATGGTGGAGAATTGCCAAAATTAAAAGTGACAGAGAATATATTACTAAACTTGAAAAGGCCGGATTTAGTGAAATAACTGTAGATTTTGATTTTAAAAAAGGCCGGATAGTTGTAAAAGCTACGAAATGA
- a CDS encoding tetratricopeptide repeat-containing sensor histidine kinase gives MRNISWLIWFITNRFFIIIISSFFFLNTLSAVNINTKIDSLNLLLETSADIEKIDILNELSTAYDTISHIKSLDYAIQALELTRKYKKEEDIAVSLDKIGRIHFYMSNYDKSIDYFLESLKRREKIGNKKDIAQSYNNLGVIYLYLANFNKALEYLQKAWDVSEGLEDEMFTVKLSNNLGIVYMNLANYEKALEYYQKTLNNSVETNNKKLEGTCLNNIGIVYWYLEDYKKALEYYLNAVRISEDIGDKWSISNCSRNIGDVYIKLQDYNNSLLYLNKGLKIAEEIESKHLIKDCYGTFSDLYYAKGNYKKAYDYNILYSEIKDSIFSEEKEKNIAEMEVKFETEKKEKEIEILEKEHEINVLKLKKHKIQRNLLIITSLFILLLIIILYSRFLLKKKTNKQLKIAVKKISKSEADLKESNTAKDKFFTIISHDLKGPFNSLLGFSRILTKKAGEYDKEKIVKFSNTINTSAQDLYDLTENLLLWGRTQSGNLKNNPEKVNLRESVINNISVLKSIAEKKNIILYQEIPENTYVYVDIHIVSMIIRNLMSNALKFTDSGGKIGVTSVKKDNFIEISVIDTGIGISEESRKKLFRIDVHYTTKGTSDERGTGLGLILCKEFVEKSGGEICVESEPGKGSTFKFTLPEIS, from the coding sequence ATGAGAAACATAAGTTGGCTTATATGGTTTATAACAAACAGATTTTTTATAATAATTATATCATCATTCTTTTTTTTAAATACATTATCTGCTGTAAATATTAATACAAAAATTGACAGCCTTAATCTTCTTCTTGAAACATCCGCTGACATAGAAAAAATTGATATTCTGAATGAATTATCAACAGCTTATGACACAATATCACATATAAAATCTTTGGATTATGCAATACAAGCTCTTGAATTAACAAGAAAATATAAAAAAGAAGAAGACATTGCCGTTTCTTTAGATAAGATTGGAAGAATACACTTTTACATGAGCAATTACGATAAATCAATTGATTATTTTCTTGAGTCACTTAAAAGACGAGAAAAAATCGGCAACAAAAAAGATATTGCACAATCATATAATAACCTTGGGGTAATTTACTTATATTTAGCCAACTTTAATAAAGCTTTGGAATATTTGCAAAAAGCATGGGATGTTAGTGAAGGGCTGGAAGATGAGATGTTTACGGTAAAATTGTCTAACAATCTGGGGATTGTTTATATGAACTTAGCAAACTACGAAAAAGCATTAGAATATTATCAAAAAACCTTAAATAACAGCGTAGAGACTAATAATAAAAAACTTGAGGGTACTTGTTTAAACAATATCGGAATTGTTTATTGGTATTTAGAAGATTATAAAAAAGCATTGGAATATTATCTGAATGCAGTAAGAATAAGTGAAGACATAGGAGACAAATGGAGTATTTCCAATTGTTCAAGAAATATTGGTGATGTTTATATAAAACTTCAAGATTATAATAATTCATTGTTATATCTTAATAAAGGCTTGAAAATAGCTGAAGAAATTGAGTCAAAGCACTTAATTAAAGATTGCTATGGAACTTTTTCCGATTTATATTATGCAAAAGGCAATTACAAAAAAGCATACGATTATAATATTTTGTATTCAGAAATTAAGGACAGTATTTTTTCAGAAGAAAAAGAAAAAAATATTGCAGAAATGGAAGTGAAATTTGAAACCGAAAAAAAAGAAAAAGAAATTGAAATTTTAGAAAAAGAACATGAAATAAATGTTTTAAAGTTAAAAAAACATAAAATTCAAAGGAATTTATTAATAATAACTTCATTATTTATTTTATTATTAATCATTATATTATACAGCCGATTTCTGCTTAAAAAGAAAACTAATAAGCAACTTAAAATTGCTGTTAAAAAAATATCAAAATCAGAAGCAGACCTTAAAGAATCAAATACTGCAAAAGATAAATTTTTTACAATTATTTCTCATGATCTTAAAGGGCCTTTCAATTCATTACTCGGGTTTTCAAGAATATTAACAAAAAAAGCCGGGGAATACGATAAGGAAAAAATTGTAAAGTTCAGTAATACTATTAATACATCTGCTCAAGATTTATATGATTTAACAGAAAATTTACTTCTGTGGGGAAGAACTCAATCAGGGAATTTAAAAAACAATCCTGAAAAAGTGAATTTAAGAGAATCAGTTATTAACAATATTTCTGTCCTGAAAAGCATTGCAGAAAAGAAAAATATTATTTTATATCAGGAAATTCCTGAAAATACTTATGTATATGTTGATATACATATTGTTTCAATGATTATTAGAAATTTAATGTCAAATGCTTTAAAGTTTACCGACAGCGGCGGAAAAATTGGTGTTACTTCCGTTAAAAAAGATAACTTTATTGAAATTTCTGTTATTGATACAGGAATTGGTATCAGCGAAGAAAGCAGAAAAAAACTGTTTAGGATAGATGTTCATTATACAACAAAAGGTACTTCTGATGAAAGAGGAACAGGTTTAGGTTTAATCCTTTGTAAAGAATTTGTAGAAAAATCAGGCGGGGAAATATGTGTAGAAAGTGAGCCGGGCAAAGGAAGTACTTTTAAATTTACATTACCTGAAATTTCTTAA
- a CDS encoding protein kinase: MNTNQDNAANSLLGLTLKNNWKVVKKIEPSENSTGGFFSVAYVVNNGKEDAFLKALNFQAFFQMFRGRPIVEIINEQTNAYQFERDLLLRCKNNRLSKVSMVLDEGEEILDNYTIPNVPYLIFEMADGDVRSHMNFSKDIEISWKLHSLHNVAVGLKQLHGIKISHQDLKPSNVLLYDKGVVSKIGDLGRSLCADIEAPHENGGEFPGDLNYAPPEFLYRHIDPDWNFRVRATDMYLFGSLLVFYFSGANMTALIGKNLDPQFSWRKWRGSFSEVKDYLIDAFYKALKEFKTVISNEELKDELAQIVGYCCFPSPEKRGHPKAIAIATDRDGNRKENANQFDFQRTISKLDILSKKVSLIFK; this comes from the coding sequence ATGAATACGAATCAAGATAATGCAGCAAACTCACTTCTCGGTTTAACACTAAAAAACAATTGGAAAGTAGTTAAAAAAATTGAACCAAGTGAAAATTCAACTGGAGGATTTTTCAGTGTAGCATATGTTGTAAATAATGGAAAAGAAGATGCATTTCTAAAAGCTTTAAATTTTCAAGCATTTTTCCAAATGTTTAGAGGTCGACCAATTGTAGAAATAATCAATGAACAAACTAATGCTTATCAATTTGAACGAGACTTATTATTAAGGTGTAAAAACAATAGATTATCAAAAGTTTCAATGGTATTAGATGAGGGGGAGGAAATTCTTGATAATTATACAATACCTAATGTCCCTTACTTAATTTTTGAAATGGCAGATGGTGATGTTAGGTCACACATGAATTTTAGCAAAGATATAGAGATTTCATGGAAATTACATTCACTGCATAATGTTGCTGTAGGTTTAAAACAACTACATGGAATTAAAATAAGTCACCAAGACCTCAAACCTTCAAATGTTTTACTGTATGACAAAGGTGTTGTTTCTAAAATTGGTGATCTTGGACGTTCGCTTTGTGCTGATATTGAAGCTCCTCATGAAAACGGAGGGGAATTTCCTGGTGATTTAAATTATGCACCACCAGAATTTCTTTATAGACATATTGACCCTGATTGGAACTTTCGTGTAAGAGCAACAGATATGTACTTATTTGGTAGTTTATTAGTTTTCTATTTTTCAGGTGCTAATATGACTGCTCTCATAGGGAAGAATTTAGACCCACAATTTAGCTGGAGGAAATGGAGAGGTTCTTTTTCTGAAGTAAAAGATTATTTAATTGATGCTTTTTATAAAGCTTTAAAGGAATTTAAAACTGTCATCAGCAATGAAGAATTAAAGGATGAATTAGCACAAATTGTTGGATACTGTTGTTTCCCTTCACCTGAAAAAAGAGGACATCCAAAAGCAATTGCTATTGCTACAGACAGGGATGGTAACAGAAAAGAGAATGCAAACCAATTTGATTTTCAAAGAACAATTTCAAAACTTGATATTCTTTCAAAAAAAGTGTCTCTAATTTTTAAGTAA
- a CDS encoding S-adenosylmethionine:tRNA ribosyltransferase-isomerase, whose product MNIRNIKTEDYSYKLPDKRIAKYPLPNRDNSKLLIYNKGNISHRKFYELPDMFSETDLIVFNNTKVIQARLFFYKPTGAKIEIFCLEPVSPPDYAMIFQENKKCTWKCIVGNLKKWKNNPVLSEVLITGELLKIEAKKVASNSESIHVEFKWDNPDVSFGDILEKMGQTPIPPYLNRDSEDSDKNNYQTVYSKYKGSVAAPTAGLHFTDKTLELLKKKSVEFDNVTLHVGAGTFIPVKSEKIGDHKMHTEHFSVNLSFITKLINNIGQIIATGTTTVRTLESLYWLGVKIKSGMNTNNFHINQWESYDLPDNISVKDSLNSLYEYLISNNTETLNASTQIIIVPGYKFKTVNKLITNFHQPKSTLLLLIAAFIGDNWKNVYQYALTNDFRLLSYGDSSLLIP is encoded by the coding sequence ATGAATATAAGGAATATAAAAACAGAAGATTACAGTTATAAACTTCCTGATAAAAGAATTGCTAAGTATCCGTTGCCAAACAGGGACAATTCCAAACTGCTTATTTACAACAAAGGCAATATCAGTCACAGAAAATTTTATGAACTTCCGGATATGTTTTCAGAGACTGATCTTATTGTTTTTAATAATACGAAAGTAATACAAGCACGATTATTTTTTTATAAACCTACAGGTGCAAAGATTGAAATTTTTTGCTTGGAACCTGTATCTCCGCCGGATTATGCTATGATTTTTCAAGAAAATAAAAAGTGTACTTGGAAATGTATTGTCGGAAATCTTAAAAAATGGAAAAATAATCCGGTTTTATCTGAAGTATTAATTACCGGTGAGTTATTAAAAATAGAAGCCAAAAAAGTTGCAAGCAATTCAGAATCAATACATGTTGAATTCAAATGGGACAATCCGGATGTGAGTTTCGGGGATATATTAGAAAAAATGGGGCAAACTCCTATCCCACCCTATTTAAACAGAGATTCGGAGGATTCGGATAAAAATAACTATCAAACCGTTTATTCAAAATACAAAGGTTCTGTTGCTGCTCCTACTGCCGGGCTGCATTTTACGGATAAAACTTTGGAATTATTAAAGAAAAAATCAGTTGAATTTGACAATGTTACTTTACATGTGGGAGCAGGTACTTTTATTCCGGTAAAATCAGAAAAAATAGGCGACCATAAAATGCATACAGAGCATTTTTCCGTAAATTTAAGTTTTATAACAAAGCTAATAAATAATATCGGGCAAATAATTGCAACAGGTACTACAACAGTACGAACCCTTGAAAGTTTATATTGGTTAGGGGTTAAAATTAAATCAGGTATGAATACAAATAATTTTCATATAAATCAATGGGAAAGCTATGATTTACCTGATAATATTTCTGTTAAAGATTCATTAAATTCGCTTTATGAATATTTAATTTCAAATAATACAGAGACTTTAAATGCATCTACTCAAATTATTATAGTACCGGGTTATAAGTTTAAAACAGTTAATAAGCTGATTACTAATTTTCATCAACCAAAAAGCACCTTATTGCTTTTAATAGCAGCTTTTATCGGAGACAATTGGAAAAATGTTTATCAATATGCTTTAACAAATGATTTCAGATTATTAAGTTACGGGGACAGTTCTTTGTTGATTCCTTGA
- a CDS encoding T9SS type A sorting domain-containing protein — translation MKRIIILNLIIVLSVSLSTSYAQINIGGLPKSFSEKGINKNVSFEKMTFVDVQKLKAEDETEDLRKDKPWRFGQNIFVNFDIKKSGTRDILKDGSRIWRLGVESEGALTINLMFGKYKLPAGALLYIYNNDKTHVIGAFNDFNNQDNGIFATTLVTGDKIIIEYFEPAKPEFSGELVLNRVTHGYRGAGNYTKGFGSSGSCNMNVACPDGLPWEDDIRSSVMLVSGGNGFCSGVLVNNTSEDETPYLLTANHCYSSPSSWVFWFNWQSETCSNPGSSPAHDDMSGATLKARNSDSDFCLVLLNNTPPADYEVYYSGWDNSDDQPTTQVGIHHPSGDIKKISFDDDPAVSSSWSGCPPNSHWKVNSWDRLTTTEGGSSGSPLFDQNHRIVGQLHGGSASCTSYTEDIYGKFSFSWDQGGNSTNQLKDWLDPTTTGATVLDGYDPNSPSVALDAQLWQISVPEDTYFAEENITPTVTIKNKGTDEITSFTAKYKIDEQSYVVEDWAGTLASGETTEIVFSSVGITSGPHTFEALVTAPNGGSDMNTTNDTLTKVFNVVGTIFNDDFETDKGWTMNGEWERNAPQGLQGDAYGNPDPSSAFGGTNVLGLDLNSNGDYQTYLNNREHYTISPVIDCSDYENVQMSFQRWLGVEQPLYDHAYIDITVDGSTWTELWTNSGEIDESAWSEQTIDISSYADEHAIVQIRFSMGETDESWNYCGWNIDDFVLTGTSLTPVSVTATPSEVEIYPNPSNGTFNIVFPEDTKDANLTVTDITGKVIFEQLLENTNFHTINISKTKGIYFLQIKYQGNNFVSKLIVK, via the coding sequence ATGAAAAGAATTATTATTTTAAATTTAATTATTGTTTTGTCCGTAAGTCTGTCAACGTCTTATGCACAAATTAATATCGGAGGTTTACCGAAAAGCTTTTCCGAAAAAGGAATAAACAAAAATGTCAGTTTTGAAAAAATGACTTTTGTTGATGTTCAAAAACTTAAAGCAGAAGACGAAACAGAAGATTTAAGGAAAGATAAACCATGGAGATTCGGTCAAAATATTTTTGTGAATTTTGACATTAAAAAATCAGGAACCCGTGATATACTGAAAGACGGAAGCCGGATATGGAGACTTGGTGTTGAATCAGAGGGAGCATTAACAATAAATTTAATGTTCGGAAAGTATAAATTGCCTGCCGGTGCTTTATTATATATTTATAATAATGATAAAACTCATGTTATCGGAGCTTTTAACGACTTTAATAATCAAGATAACGGAATTTTTGCAACTACACTTGTTACAGGTGATAAAATTATTATTGAATATTTTGAACCTGCAAAACCGGAGTTTTCCGGAGAATTAGTGTTGAACAGAGTAACACACGGATACAGAGGTGCAGGAAATTACACCAAAGGTTTCGGAAGCTCAGGCAGTTGTAATATGAATGTTGCATGTCCTGACGGTTTACCATGGGAAGATGATATCAGATCATCTGTAATGCTTGTATCCGGAGGTAACGGATTTTGTTCAGGAGTTTTAGTAAATAATACTTCAGAAGATGAAACTCCGTACTTATTAACAGCAAATCATTGTTACAGTAGCCCTTCATCATGGGTGTTTTGGTTTAATTGGCAGAGTGAAACATGTTCAAATCCGGGAAGCTCTCCGGCTCATGATGACATGTCTGGTGCAACTTTAAAAGCAAGAAATTCTGATTCGGATTTTTGTCTTGTATTGTTAAACAATACTCCTCCGGCTGATTACGAAGTTTATTATTCAGGATGGGATAATTCAGATGACCAGCCGACTACACAGGTTGGAATACACCATCCGAGCGGAGATATTAAAAAGATTTCTTTCGATGATGATCCTGCAGTTTCTTCAAGTTGGTCAGGTTGCCCTCCAAATTCTCATTGGAAAGTAAATTCTTGGGATAGATTAACTACTACAGAAGGCGGTTCTTCGGGTTCGCCATTATTTGACCAAAATCACAGAATAGTCGGCCAACTGCACGGCGGATCTGCTTCATGTACAAGTTATACAGAAGATATTTACGGAAAATTCTCTTTTTCTTGGGACCAAGGCGGCAATTCAACAAATCAATTGAAAGATTGGTTAGACCCCACAACTACGGGAGCAACTGTTTTAGACGGATATGATCCGAATTCACCTTCAGTTGCATTAGATGCACAGTTATGGCAAATTAGTGTGCCTGAAGATACTTATTTTGCTGAAGAAAACATTACTCCTACTGTTACGATTAAAAATAAAGGAACAGATGAAATAACTTCATTCACGGCTAAATATAAAATTGATGAACAATCTTATGTTGTTGAAGATTGGGCGGGAACTTTAGCATCCGGAGAAACAACAGAAATTGTTTTTTCAAGTGTCGGAATAACTTCCGGACCTCATACTTTTGAAGCCTTGGTTACGGCACCTAACGGCGGTTCTGATATGAATACAACTAATGATACTTTAACTAAAGTTTTTAATGTTGTAGGGACAATCTTCAATGATGATTTTGAAACAGATAAAGGCTGGACAATGAACGGTGAATGGGAAAGAAATGCACCGCAGGGTTTACAAGGAGACGCTTATGGAAACCCTGACCCCTCATCAGCTTTTGGAGGAACTAATGTTTTGGGATTAGATTTAAATTCAAACGGTGATTATCAAACATATTTAAATAACAGAGAACACTACACAATTTCACCTGTTATTGATTGCTCTGATTATGAAAATGTTCAAATGTCTTTCCAAAGATGGCTTGGTGTTGAGCAACCTCTTTATGATCATGCTTATATTGACATTACTGTTGACGGTTCTACTTGGACAGAACTCTGGACTAATTCAGGAGAAATAGATGAAAGTGCTTGGAGTGAACAAACTATTGACATATCATCTTATGCTGATGAACATGCAATAGTTCAAATTCGGTTCTCAATGGGTGAAACAGATGAAAGTTGGAATTACTGCGGTTGGAATATTGATGATTTTGTATTAACAGGAACTTCATTAACGCCTGTTTCAGTTACGGCAACTCCTTCCGAAGTTGAGATATATCCGAATCCTTCAAACGGTACATTTAATATTGTATTCCCTGAAGATACAAAAGATGCAAACCTCACTGTTACTGATATTACAGGCAAAGTTATTTTTGAGCAATTACTTGAAAATACTAATTTTCATACAATTAATATCAGCAAAACAAAAGGCATATATTTCTTACAAATAAAATATCAAGGAAATAATTTTGTTTCAAAGCTGATTGTTAAATAA
- a CDS encoding DUF2027 domain-containing protein, translated as MKVKVGDIVKFLNDVGGGKVTKILDKETALILNDTGFEVPVMINELLPDANESKYNSVPIPVIKEDKKDIIKEEPIYTDSQDVNFYLSFVPKNQKIREDSDSDIYLINDSNYFVFYNYAVQEGEKYVSITGKLEPNVKENIDILKINSLQDSVNIVIQLIYYDTKKYSVREPVSNHLKIRSTRFLKQNSYKENDFFDELAIVIPVLEENAMQETIEQLKKKDVDGIIKQKEVENKILNKPKEYKEKEKRNIKEVDLHIHELTDDEAGLSDNDKLQYQLDVFHKEMISAIKENYRRIVFIHGVGSGSLKFKIRRELQHKYKKYQFQDASFKEYGYGATMVLLRR; from the coding sequence ATGAAAGTAAAAGTAGGAGATATTGTTAAATTCCTGAATGATGTAGGAGGAGGAAAAGTTACTAAAATTCTTGATAAAGAAACAGCTCTGATATTGAACGATACAGGCTTTGAGGTTCCTGTGATGATTAATGAATTACTTCCTGATGCAAATGAAAGTAAATATAATTCTGTGCCGATACCGGTAATTAAAGAAGATAAAAAAGATATTATTAAAGAAGAACCGATTTACACAGACAGTCAAGATGTTAATTTTTATCTGTCATTTGTTCCTAAAAATCAAAAAATCAGAGAAGATTCTGATTCTGATATCTATCTGATAAATGACAGCAATTATTTTGTATTTTATAATTATGCAGTTCAAGAAGGAGAAAAATATGTAAGTATTACAGGAAAACTTGAACCAAACGTAAAAGAAAATATTGATATTTTAAAGATTAATTCATTGCAGGATTCCGTAAATATTGTTATTCAATTAATTTATTATGACACAAAGAAATATTCTGTGAGAGAACCTGTCAGTAATCATTTGAAGATCAGATCAACAAGATTTCTAAAGCAAAACAGTTATAAGGAAAATGATTTTTTTGATGAATTAGCAATTGTAATTCCGGTGCTTGAAGAAAATGCAATGCAAGAAACAATTGAGCAGTTAAAAAAGAAAGATGTTGACGGTATTATTAAACAAAAAGAAGTTGAAAATAAAATATTAAATAAACCTAAAGAATATAAGGAAAAAGAGAAAAGAAATATCAAAGAAGTTGATTTACATATTCATGAATTAACAGATGATGAAGCCGGATTGTCTGATAATGATAAACTTCAATATCAATTAGATGTTTTTCATAAAGAAATGATATCAGCAATAAAGGAAAATTACAGGCGTATCGTTTTTATCCACGGAGTGGGAAGCGGCAGTTTAAAATTCAAGATCAGAAGAGAATTACAACATAAATATAAAAAATATCAATTTCAAGATGCTTCCTTTAAAGAATACGGATATGGGGCAACTATGGTTTTGTTGAGGAGGTAA